Proteins from a genomic interval of Gemmatimonadaceae bacterium:
- a CDS encoding DUF885 domain-containing protein: protein MRAGAPRFRSLLTVLGGLALPAAASAQMAGIPASTRQTFPSDPAASVPSLSSILNNTTSELAEAVSRYSADASSLGRHYDTPDSPSQRARLKGLYTMWRKRLAEADFSKLSQEGKVDYVLLDNHLRYQLELMDREDKQRAETAPLMPFAGRLLKLQEDRRDLISINSQAAAHTLAEVTKQVDSLRALIEVPAPGGRGNGSGNGNGAADSASRAPRAQAPKVNRTVANRAADDIDQLRTTLGRWYRFYNGFDPLFTWWAQNPYTRLDQSLQRYAQVIRQRLVGIQVAATPAAAPAGGAPQGGRGGGDSAPRNAAQANEPIIGDPIGADGLAMDLRHAMIPYTPEELIALAEREYAFSEAEAKKAAKQMGFGDDWKAAMEKVKQAYVEPGKQPDLIRDLANEAEAFFDKHDWVTIPALAREDWTMEMLSPERQRVSPFFLGGDQILVSYPTSDMTDEEKMMSMRGNNPHFSRATVFHELNPGHHLQGFMSARYNSHRRLFSTPFWNEGQSLYWEMFLWDHDFHVRPEDRLGALAWRMHRSARIVFSLSFHLGKMTPEQCIEYLVDKVPFERANSEAEVRRSFNGSYSPIYQAAYMLGGLQLRALHKELVDSKKMTDRQFHDAVLQGGPMPIAMVRARLAKTPLTRDGAAPWKFIEELPAPRPFPVR from the coding sequence ATGCGCGCTGGTGCGCCCCGTTTCCGTTCGCTGCTCACCGTCCTCGGCGGGCTTGCCCTCCCCGCCGCGGCCTCCGCCCAGATGGCCGGCATTCCGGCCTCCACACGGCAGACCTTCCCGAGCGATCCGGCGGCCAGCGTGCCGTCGCTCTCGAGCATCCTGAACAACACCACCAGCGAACTCGCCGAAGCGGTCTCCCGCTATTCGGCTGATGCCAGTTCGCTGGGGCGCCACTACGACACCCCCGATTCGCCGTCGCAGCGCGCGCGTCTCAAGGGGCTCTACACCATGTGGCGGAAGCGGCTCGCCGAAGCCGACTTCAGCAAGCTCTCGCAGGAAGGGAAGGTCGATTACGTCCTCCTCGACAACCACCTGCGCTATCAGCTCGAGCTCATGGACCGCGAAGACAAGCAGCGCGCCGAAACCGCGCCGCTCATGCCCTTCGCGGGTCGCCTGCTCAAGTTGCAGGAAGACCGCCGCGACCTGATCTCCATCAACAGCCAGGCGGCGGCGCACACACTGGCCGAGGTCACCAAGCAGGTCGACAGCCTGCGCGCGCTCATCGAAGTCCCGGCCCCCGGCGGCCGCGGCAATGGTAGCGGCAATGGCAACGGCGCCGCCGACAGTGCCTCGCGCGCGCCGCGCGCCCAGGCGCCCAAGGTGAACCGCACCGTCGCCAACCGCGCCGCCGACGATATCGACCAGCTGCGCACCACGCTGGGGCGCTGGTATCGCTTCTACAACGGCTTCGATCCGCTCTTTACCTGGTGGGCGCAGAACCCATACACGCGGCTCGATCAGTCGCTGCAGCGCTATGCGCAGGTCATTCGCCAGCGGCTCGTGGGCATTCAGGTGGCGGCCACTCCCGCGGCGGCGCCGGCCGGTGGTGCACCGCAGGGCGGCCGCGGTGGCGGCGACAGCGCCCCGCGCAACGCGGCCCAGGCCAATGAGCCCATCATCGGCGACCCGATCGGCGCCGACGGGCTCGCGATGGACCTCCGCCACGCGATGATCCCGTACACGCCCGAGGAGCTCATCGCACTGGCCGAGCGCGAGTACGCGTTCAGTGAGGCCGAAGCCAAGAAGGCCGCGAAGCAGATGGGCTTCGGTGACGACTGGAAGGCCGCGATGGAGAAGGTCAAACAGGCCTATGTCGAGCCGGGCAAGCAGCCGGATCTCATTCGCGATCTTGCGAATGAGGCCGAGGCGTTCTTCGACAAGCATGACTGGGTCACGATCCCCGCGCTCGCGCGGGAGGACTGGACCATGGAGATGCTCTCCCCCGAGCGGCAGCGGGTGAGCCCGTTCTTCCTCGGCGGCGATCAGATCCTCGTGTCGTATCCCACGAGCGACATGACCGACGAAGAGAAGATGATGAGCATGCGCGGCAACAACCCGCACTTCTCACGCGCCACGGTATTCCACGAGCTCAACCCCGGCCATCACCTGCAGGGCTTCATGTCGGCGCGCTACAACAGCCATCGCCGCCTGTTCTCGACGCCCTTCTGGAACGAAGGGCAGAGCCTCTATTGGGAAATGTTCCTCTGGGATCACGACTTTCACGTGCGCCCGGAAGACCGCCTCGGCGCGCTCGCGTGGCGCATGCATCGCAGCGCGCGCATCGTGTTCTCGCTCTCGTTCCACCTCGGCAAGATGACGCCCGAGCAGTGCATCGAGTATCTGGTGGACAAGGTGCCGTTCGAACGCGCGAATTCCGAAGCCGAAGTGCGCCGCTCCTTCAATGGCAGCTACTCGCCCATTTATCAGGCGGCGTATATGCTGGGCGGCCTGCAGCTGCGCGCGCTGCACAAGGAGCTGGTGGACTCGAAGAAGATGACCGACCGCCAGTTCCACGACGCGGTGTTGCAGGGCGGCCCGATGCCGATCGCGATGGTGCGCGCGCGCCTCGCCAAAACGCCGCTCACGCGCGACGGTGCGGCGCCGTGGAAGTTCATCGAGGAACTGCCGGCGCCTCGGCCGTTTCCGGTGCGCTGA
- a CDS encoding ATP-binding cassette domain-containing protein: MALVSLQDVTVAFGGPPVLDHADFAIASGERVCVLGRNGAGKTTFMQVLEGTLTPDSGLVVRQGGIRMARLEQDVPRTLTGSMFDVAATGLGAQGALLTAYHAASVRVSTDHSDSALKELDRLHRQIDAADAWQLHLRVETVLQHLNLDPDARIEQASGGRTRQALLARALVAAPDVLLLDEPTNHLDIDAIEWMEQYLIDAGISLVFVTHDRAFLRRVATRIVELDRGRLQDFGPTYETYLERKEQMLHAEEKGWEEFDRKLAQEEIWVGTSITARRTRNEGRLRALQDMRKERAERRTRQGTTRATVQEADRSGRLVLEAQGLTFGHGDKPIVRDFSTTIMRGDRVGLIGPNGTGKTTLLKLLLGELEPQAGSIRHGTNLEIAYFDQLREQLDPERTVFDSTGDGSEWVLVGTERKHVNGYLRDFLFSSERARTPVRALSGGERNRLLLARLFTRRFNVLVLDEPTNDLDLETLEVLEQLLVNFSGTLLMVSHDRAFLDAVVTSTLAFEGKGIVREYVGGYTDWLRQRPEPVAPAPVKAPAKAAPEPAAPRPKKRKLTYKETRELEALPDQIAAAEAAHAALTAQLTDPAVLRDGLRVIAIQKDVAAREAELEQLMARWEELETIAAEAAGG; encoded by the coding sequence GTGGCGCTCGTCTCGCTGCAGGATGTGACGGTGGCCTTTGGTGGCCCGCCGGTGCTCGATCATGCCGACTTCGCCATCGCCAGCGGCGAACGCGTCTGCGTGCTGGGGCGCAACGGCGCCGGCAAGACGACGTTCATGCAGGTGCTCGAGGGCACCCTCACGCCCGACAGCGGCCTTGTGGTGCGCCAGGGCGGCATCCGCATGGCGCGCCTCGAGCAGGATGTCCCGCGCACCCTCACCGGCTCCATGTTCGATGTCGCGGCCACGGGCCTCGGCGCACAGGGTGCGCTCCTCACCGCGTATCATGCCGCGTCGGTGCGGGTGAGTACCGATCACTCTGACAGCGCGCTCAAGGAACTCGATCGCCTGCATCGCCAGATCGACGCTGCCGACGCCTGGCAGCTCCACCTGCGCGTGGAGACGGTGCTGCAGCATCTAAACCTCGATCCCGATGCGCGCATCGAGCAGGCCAGCGGTGGGCGCACACGCCAGGCGCTCCTCGCGCGCGCTCTCGTGGCTGCACCGGATGTGCTGCTCCTCGACGAGCCCACCAACCACCTCGACATCGATGCCATCGAGTGGATGGAGCAGTACCTCATCGACGCCGGGATCTCATTGGTGTTCGTGACCCACGATCGCGCGTTCCTGCGCCGCGTGGCCACGCGCATCGTAGAGCTCGACCGCGGCCGCCTGCAGGACTTCGGTCCGACCTATGAGACGTACCTCGAGCGCAAGGAGCAGATGCTCCACGCCGAGGAGAAGGGATGGGAAGAGTTCGACCGCAAGCTGGCGCAGGAAGAGATCTGGGTGGGCACCAGCATCACCGCGCGCCGCACGCGCAACGAAGGGCGCCTGCGCGCATTGCAGGACATGCGAAAGGAGCGCGCCGAACGGCGCACGCGCCAGGGCACGACCCGCGCGACGGTGCAGGAGGCCGATCGCTCCGGGCGTTTGGTGCTTGAAGCGCAGGGGCTCACCTTTGGGCACGGCGACAAGCCCATCGTGCGCGACTTCAGTACCACCATCATGCGCGGCGACCGCGTGGGGCTCATCGGCCCGAACGGCACCGGCAAGACCACGCTGCTCAAACTCCTGCTTGGCGAACTCGAGCCGCAGGCGGGGAGTATCCGCCACGGGACCAATCTCGAGATCGCCTACTTCGACCAGCTGCGCGAACAGCTCGATCCCGAGCGCACCGTCTTCGATTCCACCGGCGACGGCAGCGAGTGGGTGCTGGTGGGCACCGAGCGCAAGCATGTGAATGGCTACCTGCGCGACTTCCTGTTCAGCAGCGAGCGGGCGCGGACGCCGGTGCGTGCGCTGAGCGGTGGGGAGCGCAATCGCCTGCTGCTGGCGCGGCTCTTTACGCGCCGCTTCAACGTGCTGGTGCTGGATGAGCCCACCAACGATCTCGATCTCGAAACGCTGGAGGTACTCGAGCAGCTGCTCGTAAACTTCAGCGGCACGCTGCTCATGGTCTCGCACGACCGCGCGTTCCTCGACGCCGTGGTCACCAGCACGCTGGCCTTTGAAGGGAAGGGGATCGTGCGCGAGTACGTGGGCGGCTACACCGACTGGCTGCGGCAGCGGCCCGAACCGGTGGCGCCCGCGCCCGTGAAGGCCCCCGCCAAAGCGGCCCCCGAGCCGGCCGCCCCTAGGCCCAAGAAGCGCAAGCTGACCTACAAGGAAACCAGGGAGCTCGAAGCGCTCCCCGACCAGATCGCGGCGGCCGAAGCGGCGCATGCCGCGCTCACCGCCCAACTCACCGATCCGGCGGTCCTGCGTGATGGGCTGCGCGTCATCGCCATCCAGAAGGACGTCGCCGCACGCGAAGCCGAGCTGGAACAGCTGATGGCCCGGTGGGAGGAGCTGGAAACGATTGCCGCGGAGGCGGCTGGGGGCTAA